A part of Bacteroidales bacterium genomic DNA contains:
- a CDS encoding NADP-dependent malic enzyme, translating into MEKLLKKQAFEYHSEGRPGKTEVVPTKPYSTQKDLSLAYTPGVAYPCLAIQENPHDIYKYTNKGNLVAVISNGTAVLGLGNIGADAGKPVMEGKGLLFKVFSDIDVFDIEVDEKDPDKFVEVVKAIAPTFGGINLEDIKAPECFEIERKLKEALDIPVMHDDQHGTAIITGAALMNALEIVGKDISKIKLFVSGAGAAACACTQMYINLGVNPKNIIMSDVKGILTKDRTDLSIVNSKFATDKNIHTLAEGIKGADIFLGLSAGGVLKKEYLLTMADNPIVFAMANPTPEISYEEATNTRPDIIMGTGRSDYPNQINNLLGFPYIFRGALDVKATGINDEMKIAASKAIAALTREPIPEEVNIAFGIHNLKFGKNYIIPKATDPRLITVVAKAVAKAAMESGVARNPIKDWDKYEDELIKRMGLTNPVKHQMKTACKNNPKRILLADAEHYSTLKAAEIAVNEKLATPVLLGDKKKIIDLIKENELELKNVEIIDMKSKEEKKRNLPYAQQLFEKRRRNGMTLKSAKEKLKSSTYYGLMLVENGFADAFLSGLTSNYPSAIRPALQVIGKRENENIVSGTYILLTKDGPLFLSDCTVNKNPTSEELMEITLQTAAMVKGFNMEPNIAMLSYSNFGSASDEKTAKIKKTVEMLHQKYPKLHVDGEIQANIALDQKLMEESFPFSQILGRRVNTLIFPSLEAANIAYKLLQKTSGFELIGPVLNGMNKPAHVLQMGSSVNEIVNMIMVSVMDAQMKHHL; encoded by the coding sequence ATGGAAAAGTTATTAAAAAAACAAGCATTTGAGTATCACTCAGAGGGAAGACCGGGTAAAACAGAGGTTGTTCCCACTAAGCCTTATTCCACTCAAAAAGATTTATCATTAGCATATACACCCGGCGTTGCATACCCGTGTTTAGCAATACAAGAAAATCCCCACGATATATACAAATACACTAACAAAGGAAATTTGGTAGCAGTTATTTCTAATGGTACAGCAGTTTTGGGATTAGGAAATATTGGTGCTGATGCAGGAAAACCAGTAATGGAAGGTAAGGGCTTGCTTTTCAAAGTATTTTCCGATATTGATGTATTTGATATTGAAGTCGACGAAAAAGATCCTGATAAATTTGTAGAAGTAGTAAAAGCCATTGCTCCTACTTTTGGCGGCATCAACCTTGAAGACATAAAAGCTCCTGAATGTTTTGAGATAGAACGAAAATTAAAAGAAGCTCTTGATATACCTGTTATGCACGATGACCAACATGGAACAGCAATTATTACAGGTGCTGCATTAATGAATGCTTTGGAAATTGTTGGTAAAGACATAAGTAAAATTAAACTTTTCGTTAGTGGTGCAGGAGCAGCAGCCTGCGCTTGCACACAAATGTATATTAATCTTGGTGTAAACCCTAAAAACATCATTATGTCGGATGTTAAAGGCATACTTACTAAAGATAGAACAGATTTAAGCATAGTAAACAGCAAATTTGCCACAGATAAAAATATTCATACACTAGCAGAAGGAATTAAAGGAGCTGATATATTTCTTGGTTTATCTGCTGGCGGAGTCTTAAAAAAAGAATATCTGCTAACAATGGCTGACAACCCTATAGTTTTTGCTATGGCAAATCCTACACCGGAAATATCTTACGAAGAAGCTACAAATACCCGGCCTGACATCATTATGGGCACAGGGCGTTCCGACTATCCCAATCAAATTAATAACCTACTTGGATTTCCTTATATTTTCAGGGGTGCATTAGATGTAAAAGCTACCGGTATTAATGATGAAATGAAAATTGCAGCCTCCAAAGCTATTGCAGCTCTGACAAGAGAACCTATTCCTGAAGAAGTAAATATTGCATTTGGTATCCATAATCTAAAATTTGGAAAGAATTATATAATTCCTAAAGCTACCGACCCTCGACTGATAACGGTTGTTGCAAAAGCGGTTGCAAAAGCAGCAATGGAATCGGGCGTAGCACGCAATCCTATTAAAGACTGGGACAAATACGAAGATGAGTTAATAAAACGAATGGGATTAACCAATCCTGTTAAACATCAAATGAAAACGGCTTGTAAAAACAATCCGAAACGAATATTATTAGCTGATGCTGAACACTATAGCACATTAAAAGCTGCAGAAATTGCAGTGAATGAAAAACTTGCTACCCCTGTCCTACTTGGTGACAAAAAGAAAATCATAGATCTTATTAAAGAAAACGAACTAGAGTTGAAAAACGTGGAAATCATTGATATGAAATCCAAGGAAGAGAAAAAAAGAAATCTACCTTATGCTCAACAACTCTTCGAAAAACGCAGACGTAACGGGATGACTTTAAAATCGGCAAAAGAAAAATTAAAATCATCAACTTATTACGGTCTTATGTTAGTTGAAAACGGTTTTGCCGATGCTTTTCTATCAGGATTAACAAGTAACTATCCTTCTGCTATACGACCTGCTTTGCAAGTTATTGGCAAAAGAGAAAATGAAAATATTGTAAGTGGCACATATATTCTATTAACAAAAGACGGTCCTCTTTTCCTAAGCGATTGTACAGTAAATAAAAATCCTACGTCGGAGGAACTTATGGAGATTACATTACAAACTGCTGCAATGGTAAAAGGTTTTAATATGGAGCCAAATATAGCCATGCTTTCATATTCTAATTTCGGTTCGGCAAGCGATGAAAAAACTGCTAAGATTAAAAAAACCGTAGAAATGCTGCACCAAAAATATCCAAAACTACATGTTGATGGTGAGATACAAGCAAATATTGCTCTTGATCAAAAACTAATGGAGGAGAGTTTTCCTTTCTCTCAAATACTTGGAAGACGTGTTAATACATTAATTTTCCCTAGTCTTGAAGCGGCTAACATAGCTTATAAGTTACTTCAAAAAACTTCAGGCTTCGAACTTATTGGTCCGGTACTAAATGGCATGAATAAACCGGCTCATGTACTACAAATGGGAAGTAGTGTTAACGAAATAGTTAATATGATTATGGTTTCTGTTATGGATGCTCAAATGAAACATCACTTATAA
- the mtaB gene encoding tRNA (N(6)-L-threonylcarbamoyladenosine(37)-C(2))-methylthiotransferase MtaB — MNSKPKKIAFHTFGCKLNFAETSTIARSFYEKGYEKAENKETADLFVINTCTVTDNAEKKCKSLIKQVRKKNPNVQIALVGCYAELRPEEMQKFDGVNYILGNEEKYKLLEHVEKTYDNCYTITGNINQSKIFSPSYSLGDRTRSFLKIQDGCDYFCTFCAIPYARGRSRYDSIENLINEAKIIANQGTQEIILTGVNIGTFGEKDGSSLFELLQELEKLKGIKRIRISSIEPNLLTDEIIELVAKSKVIMPHFHIPLQSGSDKILSLMKRKYQRKVFADRVRKIKNLLPNACVAADVIIGFPGESDEDFMNTHDFINELPVSYLHVFTYSDRPEAKSKQFSNKVSSKVKKERSEKLHNLGERKARLFHKENFDTQASILWEDRKNKDFIQGFTENYIQVKAVYNPKKVNTIEKVYLNNIDDNGDFLITFDK, encoded by the coding sequence ATGAATTCAAAACCTAAAAAAATAGCTTTCCATACTTTTGGCTGTAAATTAAATTTTGCAGAAACTTCTACTATTGCCCGTTCTTTTTACGAAAAAGGATATGAAAAAGCAGAAAACAAAGAAACAGCCGATCTCTTTGTAATTAACACTTGTACCGTTACCGATAATGCTGAAAAGAAATGTAAATCGCTCATAAAACAAGTACGAAAAAAAAATCCAAACGTTCAAATTGCTCTTGTGGGATGTTATGCCGAATTACGACCTGAGGAAATGCAAAAATTTGATGGCGTCAATTACATTTTAGGTAATGAAGAAAAATACAAACTGCTAGAGCATGTAGAAAAAACATACGACAATTGTTATACCATTACAGGAAATATTAATCAAAGTAAGATTTTTTCTCCTTCATATTCTTTAGGCGACCGTACCAGAAGCTTTTTAAAAATACAAGACGGCTGCGATTATTTCTGTACTTTTTGCGCTATTCCTTATGCTCGTGGCCGTAGTCGCTACGACAGTATTGAAAACCTGATAAATGAAGCGAAAATTATTGCTAATCAAGGGACTCAAGAGATTATTCTAACAGGAGTTAATATTGGCACTTTTGGCGAAAAAGATGGAAGTAGCCTTTTTGAACTTTTGCAGGAACTAGAAAAACTAAAAGGCATAAAACGAATCAGGATAAGCTCAATAGAGCCTAACCTCCTGACAGATGAGATTATTGAATTGGTGGCCAAATCTAAAGTAATTATGCCCCATTTCCATATCCCTCTTCAGTCAGGATCGGATAAAATACTAAGTCTGATGAAACGCAAATACCAAAGAAAAGTTTTTGCCGATCGTGTACGAAAAATAAAAAACCTACTTCCCAATGCCTGTGTTGCAGCCGATGTTATCATTGGATTTCCGGGAGAATCAGACGAAGATTTTATGAACACACATGATTTTATTAATGAGCTCCCTGTCTCCTACTTGCACGTTTTTACTTATTCTGACAGACCGGAAGCAAAGTCCAAGCAGTTTAGCAACAAAGTCTCATCAAAAGTGAAAAAAGAACGGAGCGAAAAACTACATAATTTGGGAGAGAGAAAAGCGAGACTCTTTCATAAAGAAAATTTTGATACTCAAGCTTCCATACTTTGGGAAGACAGAAAAAACAAAGATTTTATTCAGGGATTTACCGAAAATTACATACAGGTAAAAGCAGTTTACAATCCAAAAAAAGTCAATACGATTGAAAAAGTTTATCTTAATAATATAGACGATAATGGCGACTTTTTAATTACATTTGACAAGTAA